A window from Drosophila yakuba strain Tai18E2 chromosome 3L, Prin_Dyak_Tai18E2_2.1, whole genome shotgun sequence encodes these proteins:
- the LOC26535082 gene encoding organic cation transporter protein, which yields MAASEAPPADPAVEVSPPVKNSEDVTLDAILKHLGQFGRFQLIIFLLICLPMMFHAMFSVTYVFTAATVTHRCSVEECDLPGSNYYELYTDWSIPKNGKDLDSCNRYINSELPHWNYSVDICTPDHFTKNTEACAHNKFVFRDDEVTISNDFGIFCDDEWKLSMVGTINNLGQFFGIPIGGFVADRYGRSFSIALGGILGAVLGVIRSFSPSYGWFLVFEFLDNMTSSTLYSTCFVIGIELVGPKRRVLACSVITVFYAVGEVLLAMSAKVFHDWRMLLRITYGPSLILLAYFWILPESVRWLLSQGKEERAKNILRRAAHVNKRELPESVLDKLVLANRDKLQESSESRFPIREAFKNFKWRIANCSFCWIVHVLVYYGLSLNVVLLDGDKYNNFAYIALVEIPGFFMPLLIMDRFGRRYSLCGLMLTSGLCCIGTIFTGPDQPVLQLVLFLVGKLTITASFQVLYFFASEIYPTNLRNSLLSFCSMMGRFGSMLAPQTPLLAKYYANAPAMLFAGAAIVSGLLTLFFPETTNVVLPTTVQEADAIGVKKHSKSKDLDLVVTSSQAQ from the exons ATGGCAGCCAGTGAAGCGCCACCCGCAGATCCGGCGGTGGAAGTGTCGCCACCGGTAAAAAACTCCGAAGACGTTACTCTCGACGCTATCCTGAAGCATCTGGGGCAGTTCGGTCGCTTTCAGCTGATCATATTCTTACTAATCTGCCTACCGATGATGTTTCACGCCATGTTCTCGGTCACATACGTGTTTACCGCTGCCACAGTGACGCACAG ATGTAGCGTGGAAGAGTGCGATTTGCCAGGAAGCAACTACTACGAGCTATACACCGATTGGAGCATCCCCAAGAACGGCAAGGATCTGGATTCCTGCAATCGGTACATCAACTCGGAGCTGCCCCACTGGAACTATTCGGTTGACATCTGCACGCCCGACCACTTCACAAAAAACACAGAGGCCTGCGCCCACAATAAGTTTGTTTTCCGCGACGATGAAGTTACCATTTCCAATGAT TTTGGCATTTTCTGCGATGATGAATGGAAGTTGTCTATGGTGGGAACCATAAACAACCTGGGACAATTCTTCGGCATTCCCATCGGAGGCTTTGTAGCGGATCG ATATGGGCGGAGTTTCTCAATCGCTCTAGGCGGAATATTGGGAGCCGTGCTTGGCGTAATTCGCTCCTTCTCGCCCAGCTATGGTTGGTTTCTAGTGTTTGAGTTTCTGGACAACATGACCAGCAGTACGCTGTACTCCACCTGTTTCGTGATTGGGATCGAGCTGGTGGGACCCAAGCGACGCGTGCTAGCGTGCAGCGTGATTACGGTCTTTTACGCGGTGGGTGAGGTGCTGCTCGCCATGTCGGCCAAGGTGTTCCACGATTGGCGGATGCTACTGCGCATCACTTACGGTCCTTCGTTGATCTTACTGGCCTACTTTTGGATACTACCGGAGAGCGTGCGCTGGCTGCTCAGTCAGGGGAAGGAGGAGCGGGCCAAAAATATCCTTCGGCGAGCCGCCCATGTGAACAAGCGCGAACTGCCGGAGAGCGTGTTGGACAAGCTTGTCCTGGCAAATCGGGACAAATTGCAGGAGTCATCGGAAAGCCGTTTCCCAATACGCGAAGCTTTCAAGAACTTCAAGTGGCGCATTGCTAACTGCTCGTTCTGTTGGATTGTCCACGTGCTGGTCTACTACGGATTAAGCCTTAATGTTGTGCTGTTGGATGGAGACAAGTACAATAACTTCGCCTACATCGCCCTGGTTGAGATTCCCGGGTTCTTCATGCCTCTTCTCATCATGGACCGCTTCGGCCGACGGTACTCTCTCTGCGGGCTGATGTTGACCAGCGGTCTTTGCTGCATTGGGACCATCTTTACTGGCCCGGACCAGCCGGTGCTTCAATTAGTGCTATTTCTTGTTGGCAAACTGACTATCACTGCCAGCTTTCAGGTGCTCTATTTCTTCGCCTCAGAGATTTATCCCACGAATCTGAGGAACAGCCTGCTTAGCTTCTGCTCTATGATGGGCAGGTTTGGTTCCATGCTGGCCCCACAAACGCCTCTTCTG GCCAAGTATTACGCCAATGCTCCTGCCATGCTCTTTGCCGGCGCCGCCATCGTGAGCGGTTTGCTCACTCTGTTTTTCCCAGAGACCACCAACGTTGTTTTGCCTACAACAGTGCAGGAAGCGGACGCCATAGGCGTCAAGAAGCACTCGAAGAGCAAGGATCTCGATCTAGTCGTCACGTCATCTCAGGCGcaataa